ATAAAAAAGATGGTGGCCTTGAACATAAAACATTTAAAGATATTATAGATCATCTTTACCCAGGTGATGTTTTAGTCTTAAATGATACCAAAGTATTTCCAGCTAGACTAAAAGGTATAGATCTCTTAAATTACTCTAAAGTAGAAATTTTATTATTAGAAGGTTTAGCTTCATCCAATATCTGGAAGGCTTTAGTTAAACCAAAAAAAAGATTAAAGATCGGTCAGGTCTTTAATTTTAAGAATAAGATATTTGCCTATGTTTTAGACATTATCGATAATGTGGCTGTCTTAGAGCTAAATTATCAAGGAGAACTCTTTGAGCTCTTAGACCAGATAGGAGAAATGCCTCTTCCTCCTTATATTAAAAGAAAGGAAAAAAAGAGTGATAAGACAGACTATCAAACAATTTATGCTAAAGAAAATGGTTCCATTGCTGCTCCTACCGCGGGACTTCATTTTACTAAAGCCCTTTTAAAAGAAATAAGAAAGAAGGGAATAAGTATTGCCTATCTTACTCTCCATGTAGGATGGGGAAGTTTTAAACCAATAAAATGCGAAGAGATAAAAGACCATGAGATGTGGTCGGAATTTTATCAAATAAGCCAAGAGGAAGCTGAGATTATCAACCAATGCCAAGGAAGAGTAATAGCAGTAGGGACAACTACTACCAGGGCTTTAGAATCTGCTTATTCCGAAAAAGAAAAGAAAGTTTTAAGCGGAGAAAGAACTACTAATATCTTTATTTATCCTGATTATAAATTTAAAGTTGTTGATGCCTTAATTACCAATTTTCACTTGCCAAAGTCAACTTTATTAGCTTTGGTTTATGCTTTTGCTACAAAGAAGAAAGCCCAGAATGCTTATCAAGAAGCGATAGGTAAGGAGTATAAGTTTTATAGTTTTGGTGATGCTATGTATATTTATTAGTTTAAAGAAAGATAAAGATGAAAGGCAGGGATCTTAAGTTATTATTGTCTGCTACCGCTGATAATTTTATATTATTAAAGAAAGATAAAGATGAGAGGCAAGGATCTTAAGTTATTATTATTTAGTTTTATATTAATTGCTTGCTTGGGTATTGCTTTACCTCCAAAGGCTATTTGTCTAAAACTTGATGTTTATGCCAAGCTGGACTTAGAAAAGAAAGGCGGCAAGGAAGAATTAGCACCCGAAGAATCTGATCTTAGCAAGGAAGCAAAAGAAAATGGGAATAAGGAAAGTGAGTTTAAAGAAATAAACATTAAAGAAGAGTTTGAAAAATGGAAGAAGGTTCTTTCATCCGTAGAAGAAGTAGTAAGAAAAAGCGAAGAAAAACAAGCCTTTGTCTTATTATGGCAAGCAAAAGAACTTTTTATGAAAGCTAAAATAGATGATGAGCAAGGTAAGATAGATAAAGTTTTAAGCTTCTTGCAAGAAATGGCTGAATTTATCTCTAAAGCTAATAACCTTGCTTGTTCTTCTCTAGATCTCTCTAAAAAGATAACCTTAAGATTAATTTATTTAAATAAGTTAATCTTGGAAGTAGAAAATCTTCTTATTAACGAACCTAATAAAGAGAT
This region of bacterium genomic DNA includes:
- the queA gene encoding tRNA preQ1(34) S-adenosylmethionine ribosyltransferase-isomerase QueA, which codes for MKLHELDYHLPSALIAYEALKKRSQARLLILNKKDGGLEHKTFKDIIDHLYPGDVLVLNDTKVFPARLKGIDLLNYSKVEILLLEGLASSNIWKALVKPKKRLKIGQVFNFKNKIFAYVLDIIDNVAVLELNYQGELFELLDQIGEMPLPPYIKRKEKKSDKTDYQTIYAKENGSIAAPTAGLHFTKALLKEIRKKGISIAYLTLHVGWGSFKPIKCEEIKDHEMWSEFYQISQEEAEIINQCQGRVIAVGTTTTRALESAYSEKEKKVLSGERTTNIFIYPDYKFKVVDALITNFHLPKSTLLALVYAFATKKKAQNAYQEAIGKEYKFYSFGDAMYIY